A genomic region of Equus caballus isolate H_3958 breed thoroughbred chromosome 1, TB-T2T, whole genome shotgun sequence contains the following coding sequences:
- the FUOM gene encoding fucose mutarotase isoform X7, whose product MVVLKGVPALLSPELLFALARMGHGDEIGVAPRRSAPTLLEAVLKLLPLDTYVESPAAVMELEPSDWERGLQTPVWRSYESILFMAGCTSTLAKIERFEFYERAKKAFAVVATGETALYGNLILKKGVLAPDALL is encoded by the exons ATGGTGGTGCTGAAGGGCGTCCCCGCGCTACTTTCCCCTGAGCTGCTCTTCGCCCTGGCGCGGATGGGGCACGGAGACGAGATCG GTGTGGCCCCGAGGAGATCCGCGCCGACG CTCCTGGAGGCCGTGCTGAAGCTGCTGCCACTGGACACCTACGTGGAGAGCCCG GCTGCTGTCATGGAGCTAGAGCCCAGTGACTGGGAGAGAGGCCTCCAGACCCCCGTATGGAGAAGCTATGAGTCCATCCTCTTCATGGCCGGCTGCACG AGCACCCTGGCAAAGATAGAGAGGTTTGAGTTTTATGAGCGGGCCAAAAAGGCTTTTGCTGTTGTAGCAACTGG GGAGACGGCCCTCTACGGAAACCTCATCCTCAAGAAGGGGGTGCTTGCCCCTGATGCGCTGCTCTAG
- the FUOM gene encoding fucose mutarotase isoform X6 has protein sequence MVVLKGVPALLSPELLFALARMGHGDEIVLADVNFPTSSICRCGPEEIRADGLGIPQLLEAVLKLLPLDTYVESPAAVMELEPSDWERGLQTPVWRSYESILFMAGCTGSRTGEHPVPRWRASQEGCLQGCDSFPA, from the exons ATGGTGGTGCTGAAGGGCGTCCCCGCGCTACTTTCCCCTGAGCTGCTCTTCGCCCTGGCGCGGATGGGGCACGGAGACGAGATCG TTCTTGCAGACGTGAacttccccacctcctccatcTGCAGGTGTGGCCCCGAGGAGATCCGCGCCGACG GCTTGGGCATCCCACAGCTCCTGGAGGCCGTGCTGAAGCTGCTGCCACTGGACACCTACGTGGAGAGCCCG GCTGCTGTCATGGAGCTAGAGCCCAGTGACTGGGAGAGAGGCCTCCAGACCCCCGTATGGAGAAGCTATGAGTCCATCCTCTTCATGGCCGGCTGCACG GGATCAAGGACAGGAGAACACCCAGTGCCCAGGTGGAGGGCCAGCCAGGAGGGGTGCCTGCAAGGCTGCGACAGCTTCCCGGCATGA
- the PRAP1 gene encoding proline-rich acidic protein 1 isoform X2 yields the protein MSRLLLVTILVAVLLQEAGTASVSQITGVRGQDCAWSCVLPQPWDKATQPCTPGSDQGNREARPFLARGTGGQAQLPHSCQALMLHCGHWSSSRPKAEAGPWSSTQRWSGAPEPWSLRRKMTSSRDCSSH from the exons ATGAGCAG gctcctcctggTCACCATCCTGGTGGCTGTGCTGCTGCAGGAGGCAGGCACGGCCTCAGTATCCCAG ATTACTGGTGTCCGGGGCCAGGACTGTGCGTGGAGCTGTGTCCTCCCCCAACCCTGGGACAAGGCCACTCAGCCCTGCACACCTGGGAGTGACCAGGGGAACAGGGAGGCCCGCCCTTTCCTGGCCAGAGGCACAGgaggacaggcacagctgcccCACAGCTGCCAGGCGCTGATGCTCCACTGCGGTCACTG GTCCTCTTCAAGACcaaaggcagaggcagggccctggAGCAGCACACAGAGGT GGTCTGGGGCGCCCGAGCCGTGGAGCCTCCGGAGGAAGATGACCAGCTCACGCGACTGCTCCTCTCACTGA
- the PRAP1 gene encoding proline-rich acidic protein 1 isoform X1 produces the protein MSRLLLVTILVAVLLQEAGTASVSQVLFKTKGRGRALEQHTEVVWGARAVEPPEEDDQLTRLLLSLTLSPIQEKQQGTKGRAGTKDILGGLRSPRRGPEPDYDSLYHPPPEEAQEEAGPRSQVLLSRQVLRGPEEDRDHIYHTSGDS, from the exons ATGAGCAG gctcctcctggTCACCATCCTGGTGGCTGTGCTGCTGCAGGAGGCAGGCACGGCCTCAGTATCCCAG GTCCTCTTCAAGACcaaaggcagaggcagggccctggAGCAGCACACAGAGGT GGTCTGGGGCGCCCGAGCCGTGGAGCCTCCGGAGGAAGATGACCAGCTCACGCGACTGCTCCTCTCACTGACACTGTCCCCCATCCAGGAAAAGCAGCAAG GCACCAAGGGCCGGGCAGGAACGAAGGATATCCTGGGTGGCCTCCGGAGCCCCAGGAGGGGCCCTGAGCCCGACTATGACAGCTTGTACCATCCCCCACCTgaggaggcccaggaggaggcagggccccgGTCTCAGGTGCTGCTGTCGCGCCAGGTGCTTCGGGGGCCAGAGGAGGATCGAGACCACATCTACCACACTAGCGGGGACTCCTGA
- the FUOM gene encoding fucose mutarotase isoform X4, with the protein MVVLKGVPALLSPELLFALARMGHGDEIVLADVNFPTSSICRCGPEEIRADGLGIPQLLEAVLKLLPLDTYVESPAAVMELEPSDWERGLQTPVWRSYESILFMAGCTSTLAKIERFEFYERAKKAFAVVATGDQGQENTQCPGGGPARRGACKAATASRHEAWTALTGEGFPPAIVSDPKVSLRASPPAPPDLPTDTWVQELG; encoded by the exons ATGGTGGTGCTGAAGGGCGTCCCCGCGCTACTTTCCCCTGAGCTGCTCTTCGCCCTGGCGCGGATGGGGCACGGAGACGAGATCG TTCTTGCAGACGTGAacttccccacctcctccatcTGCAGGTGTGGCCCCGAGGAGATCCGCGCCGACG GCTTGGGCATCCCACAGCTCCTGGAGGCCGTGCTGAAGCTGCTGCCACTGGACACCTACGTGGAGAGCCCG GCTGCTGTCATGGAGCTAGAGCCCAGTGACTGGGAGAGAGGCCTCCAGACCCCCGTATGGAGAAGCTATGAGTCCATCCTCTTCATGGCCGGCTGCACG AGCACCCTGGCAAAGATAGAGAGGTTTGAGTTTTATGAGCGGGCCAAAAAGGCTTTTGCTGTTGTAGCAACTGG GGATCAAGGACAGGAGAACACCCAGTGCCCAGGTGGAGGGCCAGCCAGGAGGGGTGCCTGCAAGGCTGCGACAGCTTCCCGGCATGAGGCTTGGACTGCTCTGACTGGGGAGGGATTTCCACCCGCCATTGTCTCTGACCCCAAAGTCTCTCTGAGGgcctccccccccgcccctccaGACCTTCCTACGGACACATGGGTGCAGGAGCTGGGATGA
- the FUOM gene encoding fucose mutarotase isoform X2 — MVVLKGVPALLSPELLFALARMGHGDEIGVAPRRSAPTLLEAVLKLLPLDTYVESPAAVMELEPSDWERGLQTPVWRSYESILFMAGCTSTLAKIERFEFYERAKKAFAVVATGALPLPLVLKRTWRVRSQTRTHSHREVGLPQAHTCSRALRPGAAPHPQPLHPTFWSDPTLQAPAAHVDLPASGVCPGCCTGTHMHLSGGQSSCAHGSLRARPHVSLSQSCGGWWYHHLG; from the exons ATGGTGGTGCTGAAGGGCGTCCCCGCGCTACTTTCCCCTGAGCTGCTCTTCGCCCTGGCGCGGATGGGGCACGGAGACGAGATCG GTGTGGCCCCGAGGAGATCCGCGCCGACG CTCCTGGAGGCCGTGCTGAAGCTGCTGCCACTGGACACCTACGTGGAGAGCCCG GCTGCTGTCATGGAGCTAGAGCCCAGTGACTGGGAGAGAGGCCTCCAGACCCCCGTATGGAGAAGCTATGAGTCCATCCTCTTCATGGCCGGCTGCACG AGCACCCTGGCAAAGATAGAGAGGTTTGAGTTTTATGAGCGGGCCAAAAAGGCTTTTGCTGTTGTAGCAACTGG ggccctgcctctgcctttgGTCTTGAAGAGGACCTGGAGAGTGAGGTCACAG ACCAGGACACACAGCCACAGAGAGGTGGGACTGCCACAGGCCCACACCTGCTCCCGGGCCCTCAGACCAGGGGCTGCTCCCCACCCTCAGCCACTGCACCCCACGTTCTGGTCAGATCCCACGCTGCAGGCACCAGCCGCCCACGTGgatcttccagcttctggcgtCTGTCCTGGCTGCTGCACAGGGACACACATGCACCTCTCAGGGGGGCAGAGCAGCTGTGCACATGGCTCCCTCAGGGCCAGGCCGCATGTCTCTCTGTCCCAGAGCTGTGGTGGATGGTGGTACCATCACCTGGGCTAG
- the FUOM gene encoding fucose mutarotase isoform X5, whose translation MVVLKGVPALLSPELLFALARMGHGDEIVLADVNFPTSSICRCGPEEIRADGLGIPQLLEAVLKLLPLDTYVESPAAVMELEPSDWERGLQTPVWRSYESILFMAGCTSTLAKIERFEFYERAKKAFAVVATGETALYGNLILKKGVLAPDALL comes from the exons ATGGTGGTGCTGAAGGGCGTCCCCGCGCTACTTTCCCCTGAGCTGCTCTTCGCCCTGGCGCGGATGGGGCACGGAGACGAGATCG TTCTTGCAGACGTGAacttccccacctcctccatcTGCAGGTGTGGCCCCGAGGAGATCCGCGCCGACG GCTTGGGCATCCCACAGCTCCTGGAGGCCGTGCTGAAGCTGCTGCCACTGGACACCTACGTGGAGAGCCCG GCTGCTGTCATGGAGCTAGAGCCCAGTGACTGGGAGAGAGGCCTCCAGACCCCCGTATGGAGAAGCTATGAGTCCATCCTCTTCATGGCCGGCTGCACG AGCACCCTGGCAAAGATAGAGAGGTTTGAGTTTTATGAGCGGGCCAAAAAGGCTTTTGCTGTTGTAGCAACTGG GGAGACGGCCCTCTACGGAAACCTCATCCTCAAGAAGGGGGTGCTTGCCCCTGATGCGCTGCTCTAG
- the FUOM gene encoding fucose mutarotase isoform X3, producing MVVLKGVPALLSPELLFALARMGHGDEIGVAPRRSAPTAAVMELEPSDWERGLQTPVWRSYESILFMAGCTSTLAKIERFEFYERAKKAFAVVATGALPLPLVLKRTWRVRSQTRTHSHREVGLPQAHTCSRALRPGAAPHPQPLHPTFWSDPTLQAPAAHVDLPASGVCPGCCTGTHMHLSGGQSSCAHGSLRARPHVSLSQSCGGWWYHHLG from the exons ATGGTGGTGCTGAAGGGCGTCCCCGCGCTACTTTCCCCTGAGCTGCTCTTCGCCCTGGCGCGGATGGGGCACGGAGACGAGATCG GTGTGGCCCCGAGGAGATCCGCGCCGACG GCTGCTGTCATGGAGCTAGAGCCCAGTGACTGGGAGAGAGGCCTCCAGACCCCCGTATGGAGAAGCTATGAGTCCATCCTCTTCATGGCCGGCTGCACG AGCACCCTGGCAAAGATAGAGAGGTTTGAGTTTTATGAGCGGGCCAAAAAGGCTTTTGCTGTTGTAGCAACTGG ggccctgcctctgcctttgGTCTTGAAGAGGACCTGGAGAGTGAGGTCACAG ACCAGGACACACAGCCACAGAGAGGTGGGACTGCCACAGGCCCACACCTGCTCCCGGGCCCTCAGACCAGGGGCTGCTCCCCACCCTCAGCCACTGCACCCCACGTTCTGGTCAGATCCCACGCTGCAGGCACCAGCCGCCCACGTGgatcttccagcttctggcgtCTGTCCTGGCTGCTGCACAGGGACACACATGCACCTCTCAGGGGGGCAGAGCAGCTGTGCACATGGCTCCCTCAGGGCCAGGCCGCATGTCTCTCTGTCCCAGAGCTGTGGTGGATGGTGGTACCATCACCTGGGCTAG